In a single window of the Rhopalosiphum padi isolate XX-2018 chromosome 1, ASM2088224v1, whole genome shotgun sequence genome:
- the LOC132931990 gene encoding vesicle-fusing ATPase 1-like, with the protein MVVYKAIKCMADDWALTNCAVVNDEDFRSDTKYIEVQSQTKPDLKFWFTTLFVKNPPPRGCIAFSVNQREWAQLSINQPISITSYPGNTVIDFLCSVEAEIDYFQKNKSKSANEQFDTDMMAKEFLVNFTNHVLSVSQTLLFQLPDKPLMTIKIKSIEGVNSQEINSGAKPRSIQYGKCLSNTAVRFVVGSNTALMLVGKSKCQQARVSIINPDFDFNKMGIGGLDTEFNAIFRRAFASRVFPQEIIEQLGCKHVKGILLFGPPGTGKTLMARQIGQMLNAREPKIVNGPQILDKYVGESEANIRRLFADAEEEEKKAGSASGLHIIIFDEIDAICKARGSVGGNTGVHDTVVNQLLAKIDGVEQLNNILVIGMTNRRDMIDEALLRPGRLEVQMEISLPDEHGRHQILNIHTTRMKEFKKIADDVDMKELSVRTKNFSGAELEGLVRAAQSTAMNRLIKANNKVEVDPDASEKLQVCKDDFLHALEHDIKPAFGASAEALEHFLARGIITWGPSVSGILEDGTLLTQQARVADTFGLVSVLIEGPPNSGKTALAAKLAKDSDFPFVKVCSPEDMVGFTETAKCLQIRKIFDDAYRSQLSCILVDNIERLLDYGSIGPRYSNLTLQALLVLLKKQPPKGKKLLVLCTSSRKQVLEEMEMLSAFTAVLHVPNLSQPEELITVLEQFDLFTKQDIHKIYNQISGHNVFIGIKKLLALIDMARQTDPKVRVIKFLTKMEEEGCLDLGTMIH; encoded by the exons ATGGTG GTTTACAAGGCAATAAAATGTATGGCAGATGATTGGGCCCTTACAAATTGTGCAGTGGTTAATGATGAAGATTTTCGAAGCGATACAAA atacaTAGAGGTCCAATCTCAAACCAAACCAGATCTTAAGTTTTGGTTCACAACGTTATTTGTGAAAAATCCTCCCCCGCGAGGATGCATAGCTTTTTCTGTAAATCAACGAGAATGGGCCCAACTATCTATCAATCAGCCAATCAGTATTACTTCTTATCCAGGCAATACAGTAATTGACTTTTTGTGTTCAGTTGAAGCTGAAATTGACTATTTTCAAAAGAATAA gtcaaAAAGTGCTAATGAACAATTTGATACTGACATGATGGCTAAAGAGTTTTTAGTAAACTTCACAAATCATGTTTTATCTGTCAGTCagacattattatttcagttaCCAGATAAACCATTGATGACAATTAAGATCAAAAGCATTGAAG GAGTAAATTCTCAAGAAATTAATTCTGGAGCAAAACCCCGGTCTATTCAATATGGGAAATGTTTGAGTAATACAGCTGTACGATTTGTAGTAGGTTCAAATACTGCATTAATGTTGGTAGGAAAGTCaaaatg TCAACAAGCACGTGTATCAATTATAAATCCAGATTTTGACTTCAACAAAATGGGAATTGGTGGTTTGGATACAGAGTTCAATGCTATTTTTAGAAGAGCATTTGCATCTAGAGTATTTCCACAAGAGATTATTGAACAacttg GGTGCAAACACGTCAAAGGTATTTTGCTTTTTGGTCCACCTGGAACTGGTAAAACATTGATGGCTAGACAAATTGGACAAATGTTAAATGCACGTGAACCCAAAATTGTGAATGGCCCTCAAATTTTGGATAAATATGTTGGTGAATCTGAAGCAAATATACGAAGGTTATTCGCAGATGCTGAAGAAGAAGAAAAGAAA gctgGTTCGGCTAGTGGCTTACATATAATCATCTTTGATGAAATTGATGCTATTTGTAAAGCAAGAGGTTCTGTTGGAGGGAATACTGGAGTACACGACACTGTGGTTAATCAGTTGTTAGCTAAAATTGATGGAGTTGAACAGTTAAATAACATCTTAGTTATAGGCATGACTAATAGAAGAGACATGATTGATGAAGCATTACTGAGACCTGGCCGACTTGAA GTACAAATGGAAATAAGTTTACCTGATGAACACGGGCGtcatcaaattttgaatatcCACACAACACGTATGaaagaattcaaaaaaattgCTGATGATGTAGATATGAAg GAACTTTCTGTACGAACTAAAAACTTCAGTGGTGCCGAGTTGGAAGGTTTAGTTCGTGCTGCACAATCAACAGCCATGAATCGTTTGATAAAAGCCAACAATAAGGTAGAAGTTGATCCTGATGCATCTGAAAAACTTCAAGTGTGCAAGGATGACTTTTTACATGCATTGGAACATGATATAAAACCTGCATTTGGTGCTAGTGCTGAGGCTTTGGAACATTTCTTAGCTCGTGGTATTATAACTTGGGGTCCATCTGTCAGTGGAATTTTAGAAGATGGAACATTGCTTACACAGCAAGCTCGTGTAGCTGATACATTTGGCCTTGTCTCTGTACTCATTGAAGGACCGCCAAATTCAGGAAAAACTGCTCTAGCTGCAAAGTTGGCAAAAGATTCAGATTTCCCCTTTGTCAAAGTGTGTTCACCAGAAGACATGGTTGGATTCACTGAAACAGCCAAATGCTTACAAATCAGAAAA atttttGATGATGCATACAGATCTCAACTTAGTTGTATTTTAGTTGATAATATTGAACGTTTATTAGACTATGGGTCAATTGGTCCAAGATATTCTAATCTAACACTACAAGCTTTATTGGttctgttaaaaaaacaacCCCCTAAAGGTAAAAAACTTTTAGTGTTGTGTACTAGCAGTCGTAAACAAGTACTAGAAGAAATGGAAATGTTATCTGCATTTACTGCTGTACTTCATGTCCCTAACCTCAGTCAACCTGAAGAACTTATAACAGTTCTAGAACAATTTGACTTGTTTACAAAACAAGATATCCATAAGATATACAACCAAATATCTGGTCACAA TGTTTTTATCGGTATAAAAAAGCTATTGGCTTTGATTGATATGGCCCGTCAAACAGATCCAAAAGTACGAGTGATTAAATTCTTAACAAAAATGGAAGAAGAAGGTTGTCTAGATTTAGGCACTATGAtacattag
- the LOC132925218 gene encoding general transcription factor II-I repeat domain-containing protein 2A-like translates to MTKLTTVLFKPGLQTKKINKKEFSLSRVKFVEAISILQQEFNNRFQDFKRHSQYFQLLANPFNIDVEDIPVELQMEIIDLQPQDILKDSFKASPLLFFAELPASFSKIKNIAAKYFSMFGSNYVCEQAFSHMRKIKNPYRSRLTDDHLHHVLRASSSNFNVEIENIINNIQQQKSH, encoded by the exons ATGACAAAGTTAACAACTGTACTGTTTAAACCTGgtcttcaaacaaaaaaaataaataagaaag AATTTTCATTATCAAGAGTTAAATTTGTTGAAGCTATTTCGATACTTCAACAAGAATTTAATAATCGATTTCAAGATTTCAAACGACATTCTCAATATTTTCAACTACTCGCCAATCCGTTTAATATTGATGTTGAAGATATACCTGTTGAGCTTCAAATGGAAATAATAGATTTGCAGCCACAAGATATCTTAAAAGACTCATTCAAAGCATCGCCTTTACTTTTTTTCGCTGAACTTCCTgcatcattttcaaaaattaaaaatatagctgcGAAATACTTCAGTATGTTTGGATCTAATTACGTATGTGAACAGGCATTTTCTCAtatgagaaaaattaaaaacccatACCGTTCACGCTTAACTGATGATCATCTCCACCATGTACTTAGAGCCAGCTCAAGTAATTTTAATGTGgaaattgaaaacataataaacaatatccAACAACAAAAATCACATTAA